Part of the Niallia alba genome is shown below.
TCTCAGAAGCTTAAGGGGGAAGTCTTACTGTCCGTTAAGAGTGGGATAAAGTGAAACTTCTATCAGTGGGGGGTTTTCCTTCCTCCCCCACTGATGGTTAGTTGAACCAATCGGACCTTTACGGACAGTTGATCTCCCTCCTATCTTCCTCGTATTCTCAGAAGCTTAAGGGGGGAGTCTTACTGTCCGTTAAGAGTGGGATAAAGTGAAACTTCTATCAGTGGGGGGTTTTCCTTCCTCCCCCACTGATGGTTAGTTGAACCAATCGGACCTTTACGGACAGTTGATCTCCCTCCTATCTTCCTCGTATTCTCAGAAGCTTAAGGGGGGAGTCTTACTGTCCGTTAAGAGTGGGATAAAGTGAAACTTCTATCAGTGGGGGGTTTTCCTTCCTCCCCCACTGATGGTTAGTTGAACCAATCGGACCTTTACGGACAGTTGATCTCCCTCCTATCTTCCTCGTATTCTCAGAAGCTTAAGGGGGGAGTCTTACTGTCCGTTAAGAGTGGGATAAAGTGAAACTTCTATCAGTGGGGGGTTTTCCTTCCTCCCCCACTGATGGTTAGTTGAACCAATCGGACCTTTACGGACAGTTGATCTCCCTCCTATCTTCCTCGTATTCTCAGAAGCTTAAGGGGGGAGTCTTACTGTCCGTTAAGAGTGGGATAAAGTGAAACTTCTATCAGTGGGGGGTTTTCCTTCCTCCCCCACTGATGGTTAGTTGAACCAATCGGACCTTTACGGACAGTTGATCTCCCTCCTATCTTCCTCGTATTCTCAGAAGCTTAAGGGGGGAGTCTTACTGTCCGTTAAGAGTGGGATAAAGTGAAACTTCTATCAGTGGGGGGTTTTCCTTCCTCCCCCACTGATGGTTAGTTGAACCAATCGGACCTTTACGGACAGTTGATCTCCCTCCTATCTTCCTCGTATTCTCAGAAGCTTAAGGGGGGAGTCTTACTGTCCGTTAAGAGTGGGATAAAGTGAAACTTCTATCAGTGGGGGGTTTTCCTTCCTCCCCCACTGATGGTTAGTTGAACCAATCGGACCTTTACGGACAGTTGATCTCCCTCCTATCTTCCTCGTATTCTCAGAAGCTTAAGGGGGGAGTCTTACTGTCCGTTAAGAGTGGGATAAATATATACTATTATATAGTTGTCGCCATAGTGAAACAAGCAAGAAGCCTTTTCTTCGTAAGAGAGAAAAGGAACAACTTAGACATTTTTTAATAGACTCGTTGCAATCACTTGAAAGATTGGTTTCACAGATGATGCTCTTTTCTTCGCATTTTCTAATAAAAAGATGATCTCATCAATTTCTTCTGGGCTTAGTTTTTCTATAATCCAATCTTCTAACTCCTGATTTTTAATTTCGATATTTTGATTAGGTATTTTTATCGTGTGATATTTCATTAATTCATTATGAATAAGATTTATATGGTATTGATATTTCTTTTCCTTATGTATAAGCAACGATTTCGATAGATTTTTATTCATGTGTATTCTCCTCTCTAAAAACGTCTTATATCTTCTAATCTGGTCAATTCCTTCTATATTTTCTGGTCAATATATAGCTATTATAATAGGAAAACAATGTCAAAGGCCTTATTCCCTAGTAACTTCTACTAAAATAGGCAAAAAGAATTATTCCAACTAGTTAAAAAGTCTGTTTTATCCAAGATGGAGGTAAGGTAATATTTACTAATAAGGGGATGCGACGTAGCAATATGACCATTATATAAAGGAGACAAATGATATGGAAAAAGGAACGGAAGATATTATTGGGTATCGTATAAAAAAAGATGTTTATTCTAACTCCATTGAAGGTTTATTTCTACTAAAAAAGGGTGCAACTCTTACAAAGAAACATGTAGAATTGCTCACGAAGCATCAAGTAAATCCATTTGATGTAATTAGCTCTACAGAAGAAACCTCACCTGTCTCCGTAAGTGATACATTTACTAGTTTATTAGATGAAGTGAAACAAACCTTCCATCATATACTAGAACAGGATGATAGCAAGGTTGAAAATCTTCTACATACTTATGAAAAAATAATAGATTTTTCCCTGCAAGAATTAAATATTTTAGAAATTATTCATCAAGAAACTTCGCCAAAAGACTATATTTATCAACATAGTATTAACGTTGGTGTTATTTCAGCGATTATCGGAAAAATACTAGGCTTATCTAGAAAACAATGTCACTTACTTAGTCAAATGGGGTTATTTCACGACATCGGCATGCTAAAAATCGATTCATCTATTATAGAAGCACAGAATCGCTTGACCCAAAAAGAATATAAGGAAATCCAAAAACACACGATATATGGAAAAAGTATGTTATTTCAAATTGCTCAATTGGATATTTTAATATCAAGAACTGCTCTATTACATCATGAAAAAATAAATGGCAAAGGCTATCCATCTCAACGAACGGAAAAGGAGATTCCTTTCCTAATTCAAATCGTTTCCGTAGCAGACAGCTTTAATAGCATGTGCTCTGCTTATACCTATAAAGAAAAGAAATCTCACTTTGAAGCCATCTATGAATTAGTGAATGAATCATATGGGAATGCTTTAAATCCTGCTATTGTTATACCTTTCACCAATTTTATTATGCGGAAACAACTTTTTAAAAAGGTCACCTTATCCAATAATGAAATAGCAGAAATCATTTTTATCCATCAAAATGAGCCACATTTACCATTAGTTCGTCAAAAGGATGCTTATATAGACTTACGTAGGGCGTCCTCTTTGAAAATTTCTGGATTAGCAAATTAATAATAATTATTCCACCAATAAAAATGGCCAAATCACGAATGATTCGGCCATTTTTTCTGATTAAGATTTTTAAACCCCTTTATATGCTTTGCGATAAATATCTGCTAATTCTGTTACTAACGGCAATTTAGGGTTAGCTGTTGTACATTGATCTTCAAAAGCGCGGTCTGCTAAATAATCTACTTTTGCTTCAAATGCTTTTGCATCTACCCCTTGTGCTGCAATACTCATTGGAATATTCAGTTCTTTCCCTAAACGGATTACCGCATTAATAAAGTTTTCTACTCCTTCTTCCACTGTATTAGCTGGCAAACCTAAGATTCTTGCAAGCTCTGCATAACGCTGATCTGCCTTAAAATGCTCATATTTAGGGAAACTAGCCAGTTTTTTCGGCTTCTCTGCATTATAACGAATTACATGCGGCATTAAGATAGCATTTGAACGTCCATGGGCAATATGGAATTCCGCACCCAATTTATGAGCTAAGCTATGGTTAATTCCTAAGAAGGCATTAGCAAATGCCATCCCTGCTATGGTAGATGCATTATGCACTTTTTCACGTGCTTCTTCGTCATTGCCATTGCGATACGCTCTTGGTAAATATTCAAAGATTAATTGCACGGCTTTCACAGCTAATGCGTCAGTATAGTCATTGGCCATAATGGAAACATATGCTTCAACAGCATGTGTTAACACGTCCATTCCTGTATCTGCTGTAATAACAGGAGGAACAGTCATCACAAATTGTGGGTCGATAATAGCAACATCTGGAGTTAATTCATAGTCTGCCAATGGGTATTTGATATTTTGTTTTTTATCTGTAATTACGGCAAAAGAAGTAACCTCTGAACCAGTTCCAGAAGTGGTTGGGATCGCTACCATTTTTGCTTTTTCTCCTAATTTTGGATACGTGTACACTCTTTTACGAATATCTAAGAATTTTTGTTTTAAGCCAAAGAACTCTTCATCTGGATGCTCATAGAATAACCACATTCCTTTGGCGGCATCCATTGCAGATCCCCCGCCTAATGCAATAATACAATCCGGCTGGAATTTAACCATTTGTTCTGTTCCTCTTTGAACCGTATCTAATGACGGATCTGGTTCTACGTCTGAGAAGACTTCTACATGCACCATATTTGATCTTTTTCGTAAATGATACAATAATTTTTCTACATATCCTAACTTCACCATAAAACCATCTGT
Proteins encoded:
- a CDS encoding HD-GYP domain-containing protein, which gives rise to MEKGTEDIIGYRIKKDVYSNSIEGLFLLKKGATLTKKHVELLTKHQVNPFDVISSTEETSPVSVSDTFTSLLDEVKQTFHHILEQDDSKVENLLHTYEKIIDFSLQELNILEIIHQETSPKDYIYQHSINVGVISAIIGKILGLSRKQCHLLSQMGLFHDIGMLKIDSSIIEAQNRLTQKEYKEIQKHTIYGKSMLFQIAQLDILISRTALLHHEKINGKGYPSQRTEKEIPFLIQIVSVADSFNSMCSAYTYKEKKSHFEAIYELVNESYGNALNPAIVIPFTNFIMRKQLFKKVTLSNNEIAEIIFIHQNEPHLPLVRQKDAYIDLRRASSLKISGLAN